One region of Xylanimonas ulmi genomic DNA includes:
- a CDS encoding bifunctional 2-methylcitrate synthase/citrate synthase: protein MNPQVHPGLAGVYADATAISRVNPETNSLLYRGYPVQQLADTQPFEAVAWLLWNGDLPTADELAWLHANGRPFRSLAPEVRAAIDALPRDAHPMDEVRTAVSIIGAAETAGRALEETAGTRAENVARSLRLFAALPAIVAYGQRRRHGLEPIAPDESLTYAQNFLWMTHGSLPDPVVVDAFNRSMILYAEHSFNASTFTARVIASTLSDLYSAVVGAIGALKGPLHGGANEMVMHTFDEIGAADNVVPWLERALADKRKIMGFGHRVYKHGDSRVPTMRAALGDLVEHYVRPDLLTLYEALEAAFVERKGIYPNLDFPSGPAYHLMGFDTPTFTPLFVAARVTGWTAHILEQQARNALIRPLAAYDGVAERSVPGWTAS, encoded by the coding sequence GTGAACCCCCAAGTGCACCCCGGCCTCGCCGGCGTCTACGCCGACGCCACCGCAATCAGCCGCGTCAACCCGGAGACCAACTCGCTGCTCTACCGCGGCTACCCCGTGCAGCAGCTCGCCGACACCCAGCCCTTCGAGGCCGTCGCCTGGCTGCTGTGGAACGGCGACCTGCCCACCGCCGACGAGCTCGCCTGGCTGCACGCCAACGGGCGCCCGTTCCGGTCGCTGGCTCCCGAGGTGCGCGCGGCCATCGACGCGCTGCCGCGCGACGCGCACCCCATGGACGAGGTGCGCACCGCCGTCAGCATCATCGGCGCCGCCGAGACCGCCGGCCGGGCACTGGAGGAGACCGCGGGGACGCGGGCCGAGAACGTCGCGCGCAGCCTGCGCCTGTTCGCCGCACTGCCGGCGATCGTCGCCTACGGGCAACGGCGCCGGCACGGGCTGGAGCCCATCGCCCCGGACGAGAGCCTCACCTACGCGCAGAACTTCCTGTGGATGACGCACGGCTCCCTGCCCGACCCCGTCGTGGTCGACGCGTTCAACCGCTCGATGATCTTGTACGCCGAGCACTCGTTCAACGCCTCGACCTTCACCGCGCGCGTCATCGCGAGCACGCTCAGCGACCTGTACTCCGCCGTCGTCGGGGCCATCGGCGCTCTGAAGGGGCCGCTGCACGGCGGGGCCAACGAGATGGTCATGCACACCTTCGACGAGATCGGCGCGGCGGACAACGTGGTCCCGTGGCTGGAGCGGGCTCTCGCCGACAAGCGCAAGATCATGGGGTTCGGCCACCGCGTGTACAAGCACGGCGACTCGCGCGTGCCGACCATGCGGGCCGCGCTCGGCGACCTGGTCGAGCACTACGTCCGCCCTGACCTGCTCACGCTCTACGAGGCCCTGGAGGCGGCGTTCGTCGAGCGCAAGGGCATCTACCCCAACCTCGACTTCCCGTCAGGGCCCGCCTACCACCTCATGGGCTTCGACACCCCGACGTTCACGCCGCTGTTCGTCGCAGCGCGCGTGACCGGCTGGACCGCGCACATCCTGGAGCAGCAGGCGCGCAACGCGCTGATCCGCCCGCTCGCCGCCTACGACGGCGTCGCCGAGCGGTCCGTGCCCGGGTGGACGGCCTCGTAG
- the prpB gene encoding methylisocitrate lyase: MLYSTLTPSAKRRALRERLRSGELLTLPGAFNPLAARLIQDKGFDGVYVSGAVVAADLALPDVGLTTLSEVAARAAQIARMTDLPTLVDADTGFGEAMNVARTVQTLEDAGVAGLHLEDQVNPKRCGHLDGKQVVDDATAAQRVRAAAQARRDPDLLLMARTDARAVLGLDAALDRARALVDAGADAVFPEALTSLDEFAAFADALGVPVLANMTEFGKGELFTREQLRDAGVAIVIHPVSLLRVAMGAAERALDALRAQGSLRSQVAGMQTRSRLYELLDYAAYAAFDGAVYDFTLKEEQ, translated from the coding sequence ATGCTGTACTCGACGCTCACGCCGTCCGCCAAGCGGCGCGCGTTGCGCGAGAGGCTGCGCAGCGGTGAGCTGCTGACCCTGCCAGGCGCGTTCAACCCGCTCGCGGCGCGCCTCATCCAGGACAAGGGGTTCGACGGCGTCTACGTCTCAGGCGCCGTGGTGGCCGCCGACCTGGCCCTGCCCGACGTCGGGCTGACCACGTTGAGCGAGGTCGCCGCGCGCGCCGCGCAGATCGCCCGTATGACCGACCTGCCGACGCTGGTCGACGCCGACACGGGTTTCGGCGAGGCCATGAACGTGGCGCGCACCGTGCAGACGCTCGAGGACGCCGGCGTCGCGGGCCTGCACCTCGAGGACCAGGTCAACCCCAAGCGGTGCGGCCACCTGGACGGCAAGCAGGTCGTCGACGACGCAACGGCGGCGCAGCGTGTGCGCGCCGCCGCCCAGGCGCGCCGCGACCCCGACCTGCTCCTCATGGCGCGCACCGACGCGCGCGCGGTGCTCGGCCTCGACGCGGCGCTCGATCGGGCGCGCGCGCTCGTCGACGCCGGCGCCGACGCCGTCTTCCCCGAGGCGCTGACCAGCCTGGACGAGTTCGCGGCGTTCGCCGACGCGCTCGGCGTCCCCGTGCTGGCCAATATGACCGAGTTCGGCAAGGGCGAGCTGTTCACCCGCGAGCAGCTGCGTGACGCCGGCGTCGCGATCGTCATCCATCCGGTGTCCCTGCTGCGCGTCGCGATGGGGGCGGCCGAGCGGGCCCTGGACGCCCTGCGCGCGCAGGGGTCGCTGCGTTCCCAGGTCGCGGGCATGCAGACCCGCTCGCGCCTGTATGAGCTGCTCGACTACGCCGCCTACGCGGCGTTCGACGGCGCCGTGTACGACTTCACACTCAAGGAGGAGCAGTGA
- a CDS encoding MmgE/PrpD family protein: MRTHHVRVHRSDEPLPRERQLAHAIATVAAERIDPTPEVTDMVVNRVIDNAAVSVASLGRAPVLAARAQAQAHAPSSGGRGATVVGSAQRTSPEWAAWANGVAVRELDYHDTFLAAEYSHPGDNIPPILAVAQHTGADGAAFVRGVVTGYEIQVDLVKAISLHAHKIDHVAHLGPSAAAGIGTLLGLDAATISQAVAQALHTTTATRQSRKGEISTWKAYAPAFAGKAAVEAVDRAMRGQTSPSPIYEGEDGVIAWLLDGPDGAYDVALPEPGEPRRAILDTYTKEHSAEYQAQAWIDLARRLGRERPELRDPAAVESVVLHTSHHTHYVIGSGSGDPQKYDPTASRETLDHSIPYIFAVALQDGAWHHVDSYSPTRAARPDTLALWRKVTTAEDPEWTRRYHSPDPNEKAFGGRVEITLTSGDTVVEEIAVADAHPLGARPFARADYVRKFRTLAQGVVADAEAERFLDLAQRLPDLRPDELDGLTVTPLTDPAAAHAPRGGIF, from the coding sequence ATGAGAACCCATCACGTCCGCGTCCACCGCAGCGACGAGCCCCTGCCCCGCGAGCGCCAGCTCGCCCACGCGATCGCCACGGTCGCCGCCGAGCGGATCGACCCGACGCCCGAGGTCACCGACATGGTGGTCAACCGCGTCATCGACAACGCGGCCGTCAGCGTCGCCAGCCTGGGGCGCGCCCCGGTGCTCGCCGCGCGCGCGCAGGCGCAGGCGCACGCGCCGTCGTCGGGCGGGCGCGGCGCCACCGTCGTCGGCAGCGCCCAGCGCACCAGCCCCGAATGGGCGGCGTGGGCCAACGGCGTCGCGGTGCGCGAGCTCGACTACCACGACACCTTCCTCGCGGCGGAGTACTCGCACCCGGGCGACAACATCCCGCCGATCCTCGCCGTCGCGCAGCACACCGGGGCCGACGGCGCGGCGTTCGTGCGCGGCGTCGTGACCGGCTACGAGATCCAGGTCGACCTGGTCAAGGCCATCAGCCTGCACGCGCACAAGATCGACCACGTCGCCCACCTGGGCCCGAGCGCGGCGGCCGGGATCGGCACGCTGCTGGGGCTCGACGCCGCCACCATCTCCCAGGCCGTCGCGCAGGCGCTGCACACCACCACCGCGACCCGCCAGTCGCGCAAGGGCGAGATCTCGACGTGGAAGGCGTACGCGCCCGCGTTCGCGGGCAAGGCCGCCGTCGAGGCGGTCGACCGCGCGATGCGCGGCCAGACCAGCCCGTCGCCCATCTACGAGGGCGAGGACGGCGTCATCGCCTGGCTGCTCGACGGGCCCGACGGCGCGTACGACGTCGCCCTGCCCGAGCCGGGCGAGCCGCGCCGGGCGATCCTCGACACCTACACCAAGGAGCACTCGGCCGAGTATCAGGCCCAGGCGTGGATCGACCTCGCCCGCCGCCTGGGCCGCGAGCGCCCTGAGCTGCGCGACCCGGCCGCGGTCGAGTCGGTGGTGCTGCACACCAGCCACCACACGCACTACGTCATCGGCTCGGGCAGCGGCGACCCGCAGAAGTACGACCCGACGGCCTCACGCGAGACGCTCGACCACTCGATCCCCTACATCTTCGCCGTCGCGCTGCAGGACGGCGCGTGGCACCACGTCGACTCCTACTCCCCCACGCGCGCGGCCCGCCCCGACACCCTCGCGCTGTGGCGCAAGGTCACCACGGCCGAGGATCCCGAGTGGACGCGCCGCTACCACTCGCCGGACCCGAACGAGAAGGCGTTCGGCGGGCGCGTCGAGATCACCCTGACCAGCGGGGACACCGTGGTGGAGGAGATCGCCGTCGCCGACGCGCACCCGCTGGGCGCCCGCCCGTTCGCGCGCGCCGACTACGTGCGCAAGTTCCGCACGCTCGCCCAGGGCGTCGTGGCCGACGCCGAGGCCGAGCGGTTCCTCGACCTGGCCCAGCGCCTGCCCGACCTGCGCCCCGACGAGCTCGACGGCCTGACCGTCACCCCGCTGACCGACCCCGCGGCCGCGCACGCGCCACGAGGGGGGATCTTCTGA
- a CDS encoding GntR family transcriptional regulator has product MSVADVTPRAGERAYRALREAIVHWELRPGDALGEIELAERLGVSRTPVREALARLVADGLAVAVGGRGLAVAPMDLGRVHALYEVRQALETQAARLAARRGDPTVFTALARELAATQPRPDDGAHPTPDGARPTPDGAGAAESPDRAAYYGLVARLDAAIDAAAANDYLTAALASVRTHLERIRRVAQDDPARLAAAAVEHRTIAAAIAAGDADLAAHATHVHLHHSLENVIRTGAQPA; this is encoded by the coding sequence ATGAGTGTCGCCGATGTCACACCGCGCGCGGGTGAGCGCGCGTACCGCGCGCTGCGCGAGGCCATCGTCCATTGGGAGCTGCGGCCCGGCGACGCGCTCGGCGAGATCGAGCTGGCCGAACGGCTGGGCGTCTCGCGCACCCCGGTGCGCGAGGCGCTGGCCCGCCTGGTCGCCGACGGGCTCGCGGTCGCCGTCGGCGGGCGCGGGCTCGCCGTCGCTCCCATGGACCTGGGGCGGGTGCACGCGCTGTACGAGGTGCGCCAGGCGCTGGAGACACAGGCCGCGCGGCTGGCCGCCCGCCGCGGCGACCCCACCGTCTTCACCGCGCTCGCGCGTGAGCTCGCCGCGACCCAGCCCCGGCCCGACGACGGCGCACACCCCACGCCCGACGGCGCGCGCCCCACGCCCGACGGCGCCGGCGCGGCCGAGTCCCCCGACCGCGCGGCCTACTACGGCCTCGTGGCCCGCCTCGACGCCGCGATCGACGCCGCGGCCGCCAACGACTACCTGACCGCCGCGCTCGCGAGCGTGCGCACGCACCTGGAGCGCATCCGGCGCGTCGCCCAGGACGACCCCGCCCGCCTGGCCGCGGCCGCCGTCGAGCACCGAACGATCGCCGCCGCCATCGCCGCGGGCGACGCCGACCTCGCCGCGCACGCCACCCACGTCCACCTGCACCACAGCCTCGAGAACGTCATCCGAACGGGAGCACAGCCCGCATGA
- the ppk2 gene encoding polyphosphate kinase 2, which translates to MNALHHGGDFPPQDLRGYIEYLRERGYSVRDGQSPDPDLIDPHGNPVLTWQEGYPYAERMEREEYELMKYRLQVELLKFQYWLEDHGERVVVLFEGRDAAGKGGTIKRFTEHLNPRTARVVALTKPSERERGQWYFQRYVRHLPTAGEIVLFDRSWYNRAGVERVMGFCTDEEYESFMVQAPVFERMLVESGIRVIKLWFSVSRTEQRTRFAIRQLDPVRRWKLSPMDLASLDRWEDYTVAKEAMFQRTDKRYAPWTIIRSNDKKRARTNAMRFFLNQFDYEDKDPAVVGAPDPLLVMRGKQETADE; encoded by the coding sequence ATGAACGCCCTCCACCACGGCGGCGACTTCCCGCCGCAAGACCTGCGCGGGTACATCGAGTACCTGCGCGAACGCGGCTACTCGGTGCGCGACGGGCAGTCGCCCGACCCCGACCTCATCGACCCGCACGGCAACCCGGTGCTCACCTGGCAGGAGGGGTACCCGTACGCCGAGCGCATGGAGCGTGAGGAGTACGAGCTGATGAAGTACCGCCTCCAGGTCGAGCTGCTCAAGTTTCAGTACTGGTTGGAGGACCACGGGGAGCGTGTCGTGGTGCTGTTCGAGGGCCGCGACGCCGCGGGCAAGGGTGGCACCATCAAGCGCTTCACCGAGCACCTCAACCCGCGCACCGCGCGCGTCGTCGCGCTGACCAAGCCGAGCGAGCGCGAGCGGGGGCAGTGGTATTTCCAGCGGTACGTGCGCCACTTGCCGACGGCCGGGGAGATCGTGCTCTTCGACCGCTCCTGGTACAACCGCGCCGGCGTCGAGCGGGTCATGGGCTTTTGCACCGATGAGGAGTACGAGAGCTTCATGGTTCAGGCGCCGGTCTTCGAGCGCATGCTCGTCGAGTCCGGCATCCGCGTGATCAAGCTGTGGTTCTCGGTGTCGCGCACCGAGCAGCGCACCCGGTTCGCGATCCGCCAGCTCGACCCGGTGCGGCGCTGGAAGCTCTCGCCGATGGACCTCGCCTCGCTCGACCGCTGGGAGGACTACACGGTGGCCAAGGAGGCGATGTTCCAGCGCACCGACAAGCGGTACGCGCCCTGGACCATCATCCGCTCGAACGACAAGAAGCGGGCGCGCACCAACGCGATGCGGTTCTTCCTCAACCAGTTCGACTACGAGGACAAGGACCCCGCCGTCGTCGGCGCCCCCGACCCCCTCCTGGTCATGCGAGGCAAACAAGAGACCGCCGACGAATAA
- the argS gene encoding arginine--tRNA ligase, whose amino-acid sequence MTPDELSRALSAALASAVADGALALDPAAVPAQVHVERPRQREHGDWATNVALQLAKRAGTTPRALAEDLAARLAAVAGVKKVDVAGPGFLNITLDAAAAGELARAIVEAGPAYGRNETEAGKHINLEFVSANPTGPIHIGGVRWAAVGDSLARVLEASGAQVTREYYFNDHGTQIDRFARSLLAAARGQAAPEDGYGGAYIQEIADAVTAAAVADGETPPAERDDVAAQEAFRARGVEMMFGEIKTSLHDFGVDFDVYFHEDSLHESGAVDRAVERLRELGHIFEADGATWLRTTEFGDDKDRVVIKSDGDAAYIAGDIAYYLDKRERGADEAIYMLGADHHGYVGRMMAICAAFGDTPGVNMQILIGQLVNLVREGQPVRMSKRAGTVITIDDLVDAVGVDAARYSLARFAADSTIDLDLDLLASQKNENPVFYVQYAHSRTAAVDRNADERGVRRADGFDPSLLDHETESVLLGRLAEFPRVVGEAAALREPHRVARYLEALAGDFHSWYQAKDADGAQRRVLPYPDEPVTDTHRTRLWLNDAVRQVLANGLGLLGVSAPERM is encoded by the coding sequence GTGACCCCCGACGAGCTCTCCCGAGCCCTCAGCGCTGCCCTCGCCTCGGCTGTCGCCGACGGCGCCCTCGCCCTCGACCCCGCGGCCGTGCCCGCGCAGGTCCACGTCGAGCGACCCCGGCAGCGCGAGCACGGCGACTGGGCCACCAACGTCGCGCTCCAGCTCGCCAAGCGGGCGGGCACCACGCCGCGCGCGCTGGCCGAGGACCTCGCCGCGCGTCTCGCGGCGGTCGCGGGCGTCAAGAAGGTCGACGTCGCCGGACCCGGGTTCCTCAACATCACGCTCGACGCCGCCGCCGCGGGCGAGCTCGCGCGCGCCATCGTCGAGGCGGGGCCGGCGTACGGCCGCAACGAGACCGAGGCCGGCAAGCACATCAACCTGGAGTTCGTCTCGGCCAACCCCACGGGGCCGATCCACATCGGCGGCGTGCGCTGGGCCGCCGTCGGCGACTCGCTCGCGCGGGTGCTGGAGGCCAGCGGCGCGCAGGTGACGCGCGAGTACTACTTCAACGACCACGGCACGCAGATCGACCGCTTCGCGCGCTCGCTGCTGGCCGCAGCCCGCGGGCAGGCCGCGCCCGAGGACGGCTACGGCGGCGCCTACATCCAGGAGATCGCCGACGCCGTCACGGCCGCCGCGGTCGCCGACGGCGAGACGCCCCCGGCCGAGCGCGACGACGTCGCGGCGCAGGAGGCGTTCCGTGCGCGCGGCGTCGAGATGATGTTCGGCGAGATCAAGACGTCGCTGCACGACTTCGGCGTGGACTTCGACGTCTACTTCCACGAGGACTCGCTGCACGAGTCGGGCGCGGTGGACCGCGCCGTCGAGCGCCTGCGCGAGCTGGGGCACATCTTCGAGGCCGACGGCGCCACCTGGCTGCGCACCACCGAGTTCGGCGACGACAAGGACCGCGTCGTCATCAAGTCCGACGGCGACGCCGCGTACATCGCGGGTGACATCGCCTACTACCTCGACAAGCGCGAGCGCGGCGCCGACGAGGCGATCTACATGCTCGGCGCCGACCACCACGGCTACGTCGGGCGCATGATGGCGATCTGCGCGGCCTTCGGCGACACGCCGGGGGTGAACATGCAGATCCTCATCGGCCAGCTCGTCAACCTGGTCCGCGAGGGCCAGCCGGTGCGCATGTCCAAGCGTGCGGGCACCGTCATCACCATCGACGACCTGGTCGACGCCGTCGGCGTGGACGCCGCGCGCTACTCGCTCGCGCGCTTCGCCGCCGACTCCACGATCGACCTGGACCTCGACCTGCTGGCCAGCCAGAAGAACGAGAACCCCGTCTTCTACGTCCAGTACGCGCACTCGCGCACGGCCGCCGTCGACCGCAACGCCGACGAGCGCGGCGTGCGCCGGGCCGACGGGTTCGACCCGTCGCTGCTCGACCACGAGACCGAGTCGGTGCTGCTCGGCCGCCTGGCCGAGTTCCCGCGCGTCGTGGGGGAGGCCGCCGCGCTGCGCGAGCCGCACCGCGTCGCGCGCTACCTCGAGGCGCTCGCGGGCGACTTCCACTCCTGGTACCAAGCGAAGGACGCGGACGGCGCTCAGCGCCGGGTGCTGCCCTACCCCGACGAGCCGGTGACCGACACCCACCGCACGCGCCTGTGGCTCAACGACGCCGTGCGCCAGGTGCTCGCCAACGGCCTCGGCCTGCTCGGCGTCTCCGCCCCGGAGCGCATGTGA
- the lysA gene encoding diaminopimelate decarboxylase, with amino-acid sequence MSPRPAPALGGPPWPSSARRGDDGALVLGGVGVAALAAEHGTPAYLLDERDFRDRARAYRTAFEDAFAAVGAGVDVYYAGKALLTVAVARWAHEEGLRVDTASGGELAIALRAGVPGADLGLHGNNKSDAELAAALDAGVGRVIVDSLTEIERVADLAAARGVVAPVMVRVTTGVHAGGHEYISTAHEDQKFGLSVNAGPDGGDSPAVAALLRVLERPSLRLLGVHSHIGSQILDGAGFVEAARTVLRLRAHLALRTGVLVEEVDLGGGYGIAYLPGEETLDPRAVAGDIAAAVAHACDELGTGLPRISIEPGRAIVGPAGVTLYTVGTVKPVVVTDGGQGDDAAFTRLYVSVDGGMSDNIRPALYGARYHAELVGRASDAEPVRARVVGKHCESGDIVVHDVELPGDIRAGDLLAVPATGAYGRSMASNYNQLTRPPVVAVGDGASRVLVRRETVEDLLALDLG; translated from the coding sequence GTGAGCCCCCGCCCGGCGCCCGCCCTCGGCGGGCCACCGTGGCCGTCGTCGGCGCGCCGCGGCGACGACGGCGCCCTCGTGCTGGGTGGTGTGGGCGTCGCGGCGCTCGCGGCCGAGCACGGCACGCCGGCGTACCTGCTCGACGAGCGCGACTTCCGCGACCGCGCGCGCGCCTACCGCACGGCGTTCGAGGACGCGTTCGCCGCGGTGGGCGCGGGCGTCGACGTGTACTACGCGGGCAAGGCGCTGCTGACGGTCGCCGTCGCGCGCTGGGCGCACGAGGAGGGCTTGCGGGTGGACACCGCCTCGGGCGGCGAGCTCGCCATCGCGCTGCGCGCGGGCGTGCCGGGCGCCGACCTGGGCCTGCACGGCAACAACAAGTCCGACGCCGAGCTGGCGGCGGCGCTCGACGCCGGGGTGGGCCGCGTCATCGTCGACTCGCTCACCGAGATCGAGCGCGTCGCGGACCTCGCCGCCGCGCGCGGCGTCGTCGCGCCCGTCATGGTGCGCGTGACCACGGGCGTGCACGCGGGCGGCCACGAGTACATCTCGACCGCGCACGAGGACCAGAAGTTCGGCCTGTCGGTGAACGCGGGGCCCGACGGCGGTGACTCGCCCGCGGTCGCGGCGCTGCTGCGCGTCCTGGAGCGCCCGAGCCTGCGACTGCTGGGCGTTCACAGCCACATCGGGTCGCAGATCCTCGACGGCGCGGGGTTCGTCGAGGCCGCGCGCACCGTGCTGCGCCTGCGCGCCCACCTGGCGTTGCGCACCGGCGTCCTGGTCGAGGAGGTCGACCTCGGCGGCGGCTACGGCATCGCCTACCTGCCCGGCGAGGAGACGCTCGACCCGCGCGCGGTCGCGGGTGACATCGCGGCGGCGGTCGCCCATGCCTGTGACGAGCTCGGCACCGGACTTCCGCGCATCTCGATCGAGCCGGGGCGCGCCATCGTCGGCCCGGCCGGCGTCACGCTGTACACGGTCGGCACGGTCAAGCCCGTCGTCGTCACCGACGGCGGGCAGGGCGATGACGCCGCGTTCACGCGTCTGTACGTCTCGGTCGACGGGGGCATGAGCGACAACATCCGCCCCGCGCTCTACGGCGCCCGCTACCACGCCGAGCTGGTGGGGCGCGCGAGCGACGCCGAGCCGGTGCGCGCGCGTGTGGTGGGCAAGCACTGCGAGTCAGGCGACATCGTGGTGCACGACGTCGAGCTGCCGGGCGACATCCGCGCGGGCGACCTGCTGGCGGTGCCGGCGACGGGCGCCTACGGGCGCTCGATGGCGTCGAACTACAACCAGCTCACGCGTCCGCCGGTGGTCGCGGTCGGCGACGGCGCGTCGCGTGTGCTGGTGCGCCGCGAGACCGTCGAGGACCTGCTGGCCCTCGACCTGGGCTGA
- a CDS encoding homoserine dehydrogenase has product MPETSSPAPLRVALLGCGVVGTEVARGILENPIDLAARVGAPVELAGIAVRSLDAERDPAVPRDLLTTDATALVDGADVVVEVMGGIEPARTLIARALAGGAAVVTANKALLAERGPELFEAADAAGVDLLYEAAVAGAIPIVRPIRESLAGDHVRRILGIVNGTTNYVLDRMATEGLELDQAVKEAQALGYAEADPTADVDGFDAAAKAAILASLAFHTRVALKDVAREGIRGVSAADVAWASRTGHVIKLLAVAEVIGPVDDGEISVRVHPALVPADHPLAAVRGAFNAVFVEADGAGPLMFYGQGAGGRPTASAVLGDVVSVARRRLTGGKGLRESKDQAFPVLPPEAAVTRFQVRLSVADRPGVLAQVAGVLADHGVSIDTVRQSSPDEEGGAAHLIISTHAAREASLRATVDAVAGLEPVRQVISVLRVEGS; this is encoded by the coding sequence GTGCCCGAGACGTCGAGCCCCGCCCCGCTGCGCGTCGCGCTGCTCGGGTGCGGTGTGGTGGGCACTGAGGTGGCCCGCGGAATCCTCGAGAACCCGATCGACCTCGCAGCCCGCGTGGGCGCCCCCGTCGAGCTGGCCGGGATCGCAGTCCGCTCGCTCGACGCCGAGCGCGACCCCGCCGTCCCGCGCGACCTGCTGACCACCGACGCCACGGCGCTGGTCGACGGCGCCGACGTCGTCGTCGAGGTCATGGGCGGCATCGAGCCCGCGCGCACGCTGATCGCGCGCGCCCTCGCGGGTGGCGCCGCCGTCGTCACCGCCAACAAGGCGCTGCTCGCCGAGCGCGGCCCCGAGCTGTTCGAGGCGGCCGACGCGGCCGGCGTCGACCTGCTGTACGAGGCCGCGGTCGCCGGCGCCATCCCGATCGTGCGACCCATCCGCGAGTCGCTCGCGGGCGACCACGTGCGCCGCATCCTCGGCATCGTCAACGGCACCACGAACTACGTGCTCGACCGCATGGCCACCGAGGGGCTTGAGCTCGACCAGGCGGTCAAGGAGGCGCAGGCGCTCGGGTACGCCGAGGCCGACCCGACCGCCGACGTCGACGGGTTCGACGCCGCCGCCAAGGCCGCGATCCTGGCCAGCCTCGCGTTCCACACGCGCGTGGCGCTCAAGGACGTCGCGCGCGAGGGCATCCGGGGCGTCAGCGCCGCCGACGTCGCCTGGGCGAGCCGCACGGGCCACGTCATCAAGCTGCTCGCGGTCGCCGAGGTCATCGGCCCGGTCGACGACGGCGAGATCTCGGTTCGCGTGCACCCTGCGCTCGTGCCCGCCGACCACCCGCTGGCCGCGGTGCGCGGCGCGTTCAACGCGGTGTTCGTCGAGGCCGACGGCGCGGGTCCGCTCATGTTCTACGGCCAGGGCGCCGGCGGCCGTCCGACGGCGTCGGCGGTGCTGGGCGACGTCGTCTCGGTCGCGCGCCGGCGCCTGACCGGCGGCAAGGGCCTGCGCGAGTCGAAGGACCAGGCGTTCCCGGTGCTGCCGCCCGAGGCGGCCGTGACCCGCTTCCAGGTGCGCCTGTCGGTCGCCGACCGCCCGGGCGTGCTCGCCCAGGTCGCGGGCGTGCTGGCCGACCACGGCGTCTCGATCGACACGGTCCGCCAGTCCTCGCCCGACGAGGAGGGCGGTGCCGCGCACCTGATCATCTCCACGCACGCGGCGCGTGAGGCCTCGCTGCGCGCGACGGTCGACGCGGTCGCCGGCCTGGAGCCCGTGCGTCAGGTCATCTCCGTCCTGCGAGTCGAGGGAAGCTGA
- the thrC gene encoding threonine synthase — MAKQWNGVIAEYADRLPEHVRQTVVTLGEGGTPLVPAPALSERTGAQVWIKVEGMNPTGSFKDRGMTTAISAAAGRGAKAVVCASTGNTSASAAAYATRAGMRCAVLVPDGKIAMGKLSQAIAHGAVLLQVDGNFDDCLVAARKLAEAYPVELVNSVNPDRIEGQKTAAFEIVDALGDAPDIHALPVGNAGNITAYRKGFVEYAADGVASKAPVMWGFQAAGAAPIVKGHPIDEPETIATAIRIGNPASWEQAVAARDESGGVIEAVTDAQILAAHRVLSSEVGVFVEPASAAGVAGVLARAEAGLVPAGARIVITVTGHGLKDPGWALRTLEGEEVEPVRVTADVVSIAAALGLE; from the coding sequence GTGGCCAAGCAATGGAACGGCGTCATCGCCGAGTACGCCGACCGCCTGCCCGAGCACGTGCGGCAGACGGTCGTCACGCTGGGCGAGGGCGGCACGCCGCTCGTGCCCGCGCCGGCGCTGTCGGAGCGCACCGGCGCGCAGGTGTGGATCAAGGTCGAGGGCATGAACCCGACCGGATCGTTCAAGGACCGCGGCATGACGACGGCGATCTCGGCCGCCGCGGGCCGCGGCGCCAAGGCCGTGGTGTGCGCCTCGACGGGTAACACCTCGGCGTCGGCGGCCGCCTACGCGACCCGCGCGGGGATGCGGTGCGCGGTGCTGGTGCCCGACGGCAAGATCGCGATGGGCAAGCTCTCGCAGGCCATCGCGCACGGCGCGGTGCTGCTGCAGGTCGACGGGAACTTCGACGACTGCCTGGTCGCGGCGCGCAAGCTCGCCGAGGCCTACCCGGTCGAGCTGGTCAACTCGGTCAACCCCGACCGCATCGAGGGGCAGAAGACGGCCGCGTTCGAGATCGTCGACGCGCTGGGCGACGCGCCCGACATCCACGCGCTGCCGGTGGGCAACGCGGGCAACATCACCGCCTACCGCAAGGGCTTCGTGGAGTACGCGGCCGACGGCGTGGCGTCGAAGGCGCCGGTCATGTGGGGCTTCCAGGCCGCGGGCGCCGCGCCCATCGTCAAGGGCCACCCGATCGACGAGCCCGAGACCATCGCCACGGCGATCCGCATCGGCAACCCCGCCTCGTGGGAGCAGGCCGTCGCGGCGCGCGACGAGTCGGGCGGCGTCATCGAGGCCGTCACGGACGCGCAGATCCTCGCGGCCCACCGCGTGCTGTCGAGCGAGGTCGGCGTGTTCGTCGAGCCCGCCTCGGCCGCGGGCGTCGCGGGCGTGCTGGCGCGCGCCGAGGCCGGGCTCGTCCCGGCCGGCGCGCGCATCGTCATCACGGTGACCGGGCACGGACTGAAGGACCCGGGCTGGGCGCTGCGCACGCTCGAGGGCGAGGAGGTCGAGCCCGTGCGGGTCACGGCCGACGTCGTCTCGATCGCCGCGGCCCTCGGGCTCGAGTGA